The genome window TTCAACCGCCAAAGTCTCTAGGACGCGACGGATTTTTTTAGAATCAATATTTGTTCCTTTAAACACCAGCTTCAAAGAAGCAATGCTCACAGGACGGTCAGAGGCAAACAAAATACTTTCGATGATAGATTCAAGACGTTCTTCTTCAACGAACTCAACCTCTTCGATTTCCGCAGACTCAAAGCCGTCAAGCTCTGTGCCTTCAACAGAAACACCATCCGCTGAATCCTCTTCAGACGCCAGCATTTCAGCTTCGTCTTCTTCGCTGACTTCAGGCAAGAAGCCAGGAGTTTCCTCTTCCTCTTGCAAGAAGATAGATGCTTCGGTTTCTACGTCAGCCGTTTCTTCTTCAGACTCTTCGGATTCCTCAGCTTCAGCGGCTTCGAGCTCTTCGCTCTCAAGCTCTTCAGCTTCTTCGTTTTCGATATTTTCTACAGCTTCTTCTGCAAAGAATTCTTCAGGAAGAGACTCCCCTTCGCTGTTTTTTTCTGCAGTGCTTGCTTGATTTTCTTCATTGAACAAAGATGCGGACTCAAAAGCCTCTTGCGCCAGATCTTTCACTTTCTTCTTCTTAGCCAAGAGTTCCCCCCTCTACGTTGCCATCATTCGAAATGTCGTCTTTAAAAAGTTCTTCTTCTGCAGCCAAAAGCTCTTCGTCGCTCGCCATATCGTCGGTAATTTCGACTTGAGCAACACTCATGTCATCTGCAGAAACTGGAGTTAATACCATTTGTTGATCATTGTCTTCAGCGTCGGTCAAAACGAACTCTTCGTCCGCTGCCGCAGCTTCTGCCGCTTCTTTTTCGGATTTCGCAAACAGGCTTTCAGCGGCTGCGTCCGCATTCACGGCGCCGTACTCTTCCACACTGGAAAGAACGTCGCCCTCAACCGGCTTTCTCGCTTCGACATAAATGTCAGAGTAAGCTTCGGTTTGGAACAAAGAAACAAATCCCATTTTACCAAGTTCTAAAACGGACAAGAACGTGATGAGCGCTTGACGAGCACGGTCTTCCGTCGCTGTCACAAGGTCCATCATAATGACTTTTTGACCGACAAAAAGACGATCTTTGATTTCCAAGATACGGCTAGAGATCGACTGAGCTTTGGCTGTGACTTGGTGGATTTTCTTTTTCGCTGTCTTAACAACTTTGCGGTAAGTCGCAATCAATGAGAACAAAGCGTTCTCTTCAAGAATGATTTCATCTTCTTTCGGAGCCAAGGTCTCACGCACACCGCGCGCCCAAATATCACGTCCCATCAAAGGGCGGTCATAAAGCATTTTTGCGGCCTCTTGGTATTTTTGATACTCAAGAAGTTTTTGCACGAGCTCTTTACGTGGATCTTCAGTTTCAACGATCTCGCCGTTTTCATCGTACTGCGGAAGGAGCATGCGGGACTTGATATGGATCAAAGTCGACGCCATGGC of Bdellovibrionales bacterium contains these proteins:
- a CDS encoding segregation/condensation protein A, which codes for MSINIQLPKFEGPLGLLLYLIRKEDMDIMDINIQDITKQYFEYIKLMKELDLEVAGEFVAMASTLIHIKSRMLLPQYDENGEIVETEDPRKELVQKLLEYQKYQEAAKMLYDRPLMGRDIWARGVRETLAPKEDEIILEENALFSLIATYRKVVKTAKKKIHQVTAKAQSISSRILEIKDRLFVGQKVIMMDLVTATEDRARQALITFLSVLELGKMGFVSLFQTEAYSDIYVEARKPVEGDVLSSVEEYGAVNADAAAESLFAKSEKEAAEAAAADEEFVLTDAEDNDQQMVLTPVSADDMSVAQVEITDDMASDEELLAAEEELFKDDISNDGNVEGGTLG